From the Ipomoea triloba cultivar NCNSP0323 chromosome 8, ASM357664v1 genome, the window TTGATGGAATAAGTTACATGCCACTATATATTAGTAGTCAACGTATACACTCATTCTGTCTTATTTTATACGCATGAATAAGCCTGATAAGATTAACAAGACTTAAATatagttatttataattcaatcttttataatattaaatttaatatttgtatataaaatatttaaatttatttatttagaaattatatcaataatattatttgatataaaattaaataataaaatttatatacttgaGTTTACCATGCAAGATGGAAATAATACAATTTGCCTGGTAATCTCATAATATATTACAGAGTAATATTATCTGAAATTTTGCTGTTGTGGGCCAAATTGAATGGGCTCATTGGTTCCAAGAGGCCCAAAAGGACCACGCGATGAATAAGACGACGCCGTCCAAGGAATGGAAGTTGTGGAGGGAAAGCAACAGTTACACGTGTCGTGACACGGCTGTGGTATTTCCCAGTTGCTTAGCAAACTTGTCTTCTCTGTGTGGGCCCCAACCCCGCCTGATGAGCCGCCATCAGCGGCGATGGACGGCTGAGGAGGTGGAGGAGGAGAGGCGGCTTCCTTGAGTGGGCCCCAGCACTCTACCCTGTTGAACTCTTGGATGATGGAGTGGAAGTAAACCCAAACCAGGGAATCTTGGAGCTCTGGGTGATTCTTCAACAGGTTCCCATCTCCATGGACAAAAGCCTTCAGAACCTGAGAACACATCAAAAAACCTTTCAGATTTTGCCCAGGTTCTGATTCTGATACCAGTCGTTAGGATCAAACGTTCATCACTACACCAAACATTATAATTAAAAGcgcaactttaatttatttccttatagattGTCAGcacattttaaagaaataaagtgcTGGACTTGACTTTTCACGGCCTAATAAtctcttaattatttattgttggATTTATCTCATCTCGTTTTCCAAGatgtattagtatataaaatttatatatttaaaaattacattaaaatactgttaaatataaaaaattaaatttaaaaataaatagaaaaagattTGTTAGTTTGACTAGTAAATTTCACAGGTAAAATGAAGagagagtaatttttttttatattaatattaaattaaatattacaaaaagtaTATATACTCAGAAATTTATATTACCACAGGGAGTTCTTTGCAGAAGATGTAGAATCGAAGTTTAGCACACAAGTTAAGCAAGAAATGGCCCCCACTGATGTGGCAATGAACATGAAGTGACATTTTCCCTTTCACTTTCTTCCACTCTGCGACCACTTCATCTCTCTGCAGCCTATTATACCATCCCTGCAACTGCAAACAAACAATGTTAGACAAGAAATATTGTTATTAGGTAATTCACTATGTAAAAAAACCATAACTCACGGAcgtgcaattttattttcttatatactcTCACAACATTTTGGAAAAGGAAATGCTAGACTTGGCTTTTCACCAGTATTGACCTAATAATCCCCCAGCTACTACATTTTCTAGAGTTACGATGCTGTATTTGGCCCTTCATTAGTCTCGATCAACACAATAATCCCCTAGCCAGCGACCATAAATTTGAGAGTTAGGGTGCTGAATTTGGGCCTTCGTCAACCTtggcccaacaatcccctaacgATCACATTTTTTAGAGACAAGGTGTTGGACTAGGCTTGGTTTAAAATCCCCTTAACTAACAATTGCTGAACTTGACTCTTTACCGGCCTTCGCCCAACAAATATTCACTGATGTGAAGTTGGGGAGTTGATGAGATTACCTGGGAACTGTTAATGGTTTGAGAGATGGCCAGAGTGATCTTAGAGGTGATATCACTGTGTGTAAGAGTGTAAGTTCTAGGGAGTTTCCCAGGGTGCTTCTCCTCATCAACTCCCAGAAACAGAACCTTCAGCTTCGATGCTTCAAATATTGATGGCCCAAACAGCCTTGCCACCTAaacaccaacaaaaaaaaaaattatacccaTTATTTCTTCCACAAACCCATAACAGTATTTcattaaaaacacaaaattaaagaagaagaaatttacaGGGACAACAACTGAGCGGTTCTTTCTCGATCTTTCTCTGAACACAAACTGAGATCCTTTCTTCTCAGGAGCTATTATTGGCTTTGTTGGAAGCAAGAGAGAAGCCCCCAAAGTCCCCATTGATCTCCCTCAAAACTCACAATTATTCTTCAAAGAAGATGAACCTTAGATATGAAAGTGCAAAGAAATCTAGCATGAAAATTAAACACAGTAGATCGAGCTGGAGAAGTATTATAAGAAGCAGGAAAGAAGGAAATGAAGACTTTTTGCTGCAGTTTGGTCTgtaatcttctttttttctaagtgttagggttatatacttttcctttaATGTTGTTTGCGTGGAGTGTGGATTTGAAGTTGGTGTAACTTTGAAGATTGGTTTTACTCAAAGGTGCAGTGTTTGAAGGGATTCAAGTTGTGTttggaatttgaaaaaattaaaaagttttagattATATGGAAGATTATATGCGCTGGCATGGGACCAGAACAAATGATCCAATATATAACGTGTACAATGCCTAAAATAGGAAAAGTCTACACGTACTCGCACCACAAAGATACACCTACTCCCGACAATAATCCAGAAAATACTATATGTACTTCCTTCCTTTATTTTACTTCAAACTCCTAATTTTTACcagttgttatatcatggaccatggtccataatgcattgtggaccatgggtcatggttgatactgcagttgtgttgaactgatactgcagttgtgttgaa encodes:
- the LOC116026596 gene encoding protein STAY-GREEN homolog, chloroplastic-like; protein product: MGTLGASLLLPTKPIIAPEKKGSQFVFRERSRKNRSVVVPVARLFGPSIFEASKLKVLFLGVDEEKHPGKLPRTYTLTHSDITSKITLAISQTINSSQLQGWYNRLQRDEVVAEWKKVKGKMSLHVHCHISGGHFLLNLCAKLRFYIFCKELPVVLKAFVHGDGNLLKNHPELQDSLVWVYFHSIIQEFNRVECWGPLKEAASPPPPPQPSIAADGGSSGGVGAHTEKTSLLSNWEIPQPCHDTCNCCFPSTTSIPWTASSYSSRGPFGPLGTNEPIQFGPQQQNFR